The following coding sequences are from one Microbacterium wangchenii window:
- a CDS encoding fatty acid desaturase family protein, whose translation MGPVRQTYATRESFPPVAKAYTQVSQVVKEMGLLRRAQWFYALVAGALLVALAGLITGFILLGDSWFQLLIAAGLGIVFTQIAFLAHEAAHRVILSSGPANDRLSRFIGPALVGMSYSWWDSKHSRHHANPNRVGKDPDIEIDTISFVEDDARKARGVVRFITQRQGWLFFPLLTMEGWNLHFLGIKYLVTTREPIKGRWLELSLILLRLAAVIVPVFLFLPLGMAFAFIFVQMAVFGVYMGASFAPNHKGMPVIAPDARLDFFTKQVRTSRNVRGGWWATALMGGLNYQVEHHLFPSMARPYLSRARVVVREACENLNVPYTETSLIESYAIVIRYLNEVGLAARDPFDCPTRQQIRGM comes from the coding sequence ATGGGTCCGGTCCGGCAGACGTACGCCACCCGTGAGTCATTCCCGCCCGTTGCGAAGGCCTACACCCAGGTCTCGCAGGTGGTGAAAGAGATGGGGCTGCTCCGACGTGCCCAGTGGTTCTACGCCCTGGTCGCCGGTGCACTCCTCGTCGCTCTGGCCGGTCTCATCACCGGCTTCATCCTGCTGGGCGACAGCTGGTTCCAGCTCCTGATCGCCGCCGGACTCGGCATCGTCTTCACGCAGATCGCGTTCCTCGCTCACGAGGCCGCGCACCGCGTCATCCTCTCCTCCGGTCCGGCCAACGACCGCCTCTCCCGCTTCATCGGCCCTGCCCTCGTGGGTATGAGCTACTCCTGGTGGGACTCCAAGCACAGCCGTCACCACGCCAACCCCAACCGGGTGGGCAAAGACCCCGACATCGAGATCGACACCATCTCCTTCGTCGAGGACGACGCCCGCAAGGCGCGCGGCGTGGTCCGCTTCATCACCCAGCGTCAGGGATGGCTGTTCTTCCCGCTGCTGACCATGGAGGGCTGGAACCTCCACTTCCTCGGCATCAAGTACCTCGTCACCACGCGTGAGCCCATCAAGGGCCGCTGGCTCGAGCTGTCCCTGATCCTCCTGCGCCTGGCCGCGGTCATCGTGCCCGTCTTCCTCTTCCTGCCGCTGGGCATGGCCTTCGCCTTCATCTTCGTGCAGATGGCCGTCTTCGGTGTCTACATGGGTGCGTCCTTCGCCCCGAACCACAAGGGCATGCCGGTCATCGCACCGGACGCGCGCCTCGACTTCTTCACCAAGCAGGTGCGCACCTCCCGCAACGTGCGCGGCGGCTGGTGGGCGACCGCCCTCATGGGCGGCCTGAACTACCAGGTCGAGCACCACCTGTTCCCGAGCATGGCCCGGCCGTACCTCTCGCGGGCCCGCGTGGTCGTGCGCGAGGCGTGCGAGAACCTGAACGTGCCGTACACCGAGACGAGTCTCATCGAGTCGTACGCCATCGTCATCCGTTACCTCAACGAGGTGGGACTGGCCGCGCGCGACCCGTTCGACTGCCCCACCCGTCAGCAGATACGCGGCATGTGA
- a CDS encoding cold-shock protein has translation MAFGTVKWFNSEKGYGFIAPEDGSPDVFAHYSAIEGGGFRSLEEAQRVEFDVERGPKGPQASSIRLV, from the coding sequence ATGGCATTCGGAACTGTTAAGTGGTTCAACTCTGAAAAGGGCTACGGCTTCATCGCACCCGAGGACGGCTCGCCCGACGTGTTCGCGCACTACAGCGCGATCGAGGGTGGCGGCTTCCGCTCGCTCGAAGAGGCACAGCGCGTCGAGTTCGACGTCGAGCGTGGCCCGAAGGGCCCCCAGGCCTCGAGCATCCGCCTCGTGTGA
- a CDS encoding sulfite exporter TauE/SafE family protein, translating to MLLALGAVVVGLSKTALPGAGTLAVALFAAVLPARESTATLLLLLIVGDMFALWTYRRHAEWRMLVRLIPAVLAGILLGVVFLAVADDVGVRRVIGVLLLLVVAVTLWRRYAAARGGREPSGGWPAAAVYGTLGGFTTMVANAAGPVMSMYFLAARFPVKAFLGTAAWFFAVVNIGKVPFAAALGLFSVDSLWIDLWLLPAVIVGALAGRVLARRLRQEVFERLVIVLTVVGALYLLW from the coding sequence ATGCTACTGGCGCTGGGCGCCGTCGTGGTCGGGCTGTCGAAGACCGCGCTCCCAGGCGCCGGCACGCTCGCCGTCGCCCTGTTCGCCGCCGTCCTCCCCGCCCGCGAATCGACGGCCACCCTCCTGCTGCTGCTCATCGTGGGGGACATGTTCGCCCTGTGGACGTACCGCCGGCACGCGGAATGGCGCATGCTGGTGCGGCTCATTCCCGCCGTGCTCGCGGGCATCCTCCTCGGCGTGGTCTTCCTCGCCGTCGCCGATGACGTCGGGGTGCGGCGCGTCATCGGCGTCCTGCTCCTGCTCGTGGTGGCGGTGACCCTGTGGCGACGGTACGCGGCAGCGCGCGGCGGACGGGAGCCCAGCGGCGGGTGGCCCGCGGCGGCCGTCTACGGCACCCTCGGCGGGTTCACCACCATGGTCGCCAACGCCGCCGGCCCGGTCATGTCGATGTACTTCCTGGCGGCCCGCTTCCCCGTCAAGGCGTTCCTGGGCACCGCCGCGTGGTTCTTCGCGGTCGTCAATATCGGCAAGGTGCCCTTCGCCGCCGCGCTCGGGCTGTTCTCGGTCGACAGCCTGTGGATCGACCTGTGGCTGCTTCCCGCCGTGATCGTGGGAGCGCTGGCCGGCCGGGTGCTGGCCCGGCGTCTGCGGCAGGAGGTCTTCGAGCGGCTCGTGATCGTGCTCACCGTGGTGGGAGCGCTCTACCTCTTGTGGTGA
- a CDS encoding Hsp20/alpha crystallin family protein, with protein MASTDPFRDFDRLASALFDTRRGPRRMPMDLYRDGDHYVLTADLPGVDPGSVDIDVDGQLLTIRAERTLASGEGVKWITREREAATFVRQLNLGQGIDTDRISASYSNGVLSVMIPVSERAKPRRIEVSTEAGDATIRAHESDAPQPIEQ; from the coding sequence ATGGCGAGCACCGACCCTTTCCGTGACTTCGACCGACTCGCGTCGGCCCTGTTCGACACCCGTCGCGGTCCGCGGCGGATGCCGATGGACCTGTACCGAGATGGCGATCACTACGTTCTGACCGCCGACCTGCCCGGTGTGGATCCGGGCTCCGTCGACATCGATGTGGACGGCCAGCTGCTCACGATCCGCGCCGAGCGCACGCTCGCCTCGGGCGAGGGCGTCAAGTGGATCACCCGTGAGCGGGAGGCGGCCACCTTCGTGCGTCAGCTGAACCTCGGTCAGGGCATCGACACCGATCGCATCAGCGCGTCGTACAGCAACGGCGTGCTGTCGGTGATGATCCCCGTGAGCGAGCGCGCCAAGCCGCGCCGCATCGAGGTGTCCACCGAGGCCGGTGACGCCACGATCCGCGCACACGAGTCGGACGCACCACAGCCGATCGAGCAGTAA
- a CDS encoding UBP-type zinc finger domain-containing protein translates to MTPAQIDPTAPPSSAGCIDCDAHGGWWVHLRRCAACGHVGCCDDSLSRHATAHWHSTGHRYIQSFEPGEDWWWDYQEEAMVDGPDLAAPTSRPESQPSPGPEGRVPPDWRRQLAARAAGR, encoded by the coding sequence ATGACTCCGGCTCAGATCGACCCCACCGCCCCGCCCTCGTCGGCGGGATGCATCGACTGCGACGCCCACGGGGGGTGGTGGGTGCATCTGCGCCGCTGTGCGGCGTGCGGGCATGTCGGATGCTGCGACGACTCCCTGTCGCGGCATGCCACCGCCCACTGGCACAGCACGGGTCACCGGTACATCCAGAGCTTCGAGCCCGGCGAGGACTGGTGGTGGGACTACCAGGAGGAGGCGATGGTCGACGGACCGGATCTGGCGGCCCCGACCAGCAGGCCCGAGTCCCAGCCCTCGCCCGGCCCGGAGGGCCGGGTTCCGCCCGACTGGCGCCGCCAGCTCGCCGCCCGTGCGGCTGGTCGCTGA
- a CDS encoding DUF2510 domain-containing protein, protein MTDAQQFPPGWYADPDNPSVHRWWNGTAWTEARQPANPAPAAAPAQPAAPAQPANPAPAAPTNSAQANAAYPPYQQQAPAAYSSAPAAYPSYPSAAPAAPAPVRRDIPTDTPWIWLIVFLPLVGVVPVFFLDWNGLLRAAALDPSGSASAEWVASFAGASLLLTLLGYAVIAAQIVFAYLDWRALRARGIDKPFHWAWIFFALVISNGVYVIGRGVVLRRQTGKGLGPVWAWIAVSVGGLILGVVFAAYLLNELFALAAVYDSSIGGSPLAP, encoded by the coding sequence ATGACCGACGCACAGCAGTTCCCCCCGGGCTGGTACGCCGACCCCGACAACCCCTCCGTTCACCGCTGGTGGAACGGCACGGCGTGGACCGAAGCGCGCCAGCCCGCGAACCCGGCGCCTGCCGCCGCCCCGGCCCAGCCTGCCGCCCCGGCCCAGCCCGCCAATCCGGCGCCCGCGGCTCCGACCAACAGTGCCCAGGCCAACGCCGCGTACCCGCCGTACCAGCAGCAGGCGCCTGCCGCCTACTCCTCGGCGCCCGCCGCTTACCCGTCCTACCCGTCGGCGGCGCCCGCCGCCCCCGCGCCGGTGCGACGCGACATCCCGACCGACACGCCGTGGATCTGGCTGATCGTGTTCCTGCCGCTGGTGGGCGTCGTGCCGGTGTTCTTCTTGGACTGGAACGGTCTCCTGCGAGCCGCTGCGCTCGACCCCAGCGGTTCCGCGTCGGCGGAGTGGGTGGCATCGTTCGCCGGCGCGAGCCTGCTGCTGACACTCCTGGGTTACGCCGTCATCGCCGCGCAGATCGTCTTCGCCTACCTCGACTGGCGCGCGCTGCGTGCGCGCGGGATCGACAAGCCGTTCCACTGGGCGTGGATCTTCTTCGCCCTGGTGATCAGCAACGGCGTGTACGTCATCGGCCGCGGCGTCGTGCTGCGCCGTCAGACCGGTAAGGGCCTGGGCCCGGTGTGGGCCTGGATCGCCGTGTCGGTGGGAGGCCTGATCCTCGGTGTGGTCTTCGCCGCTTACCTCCTCAACGAGCTGTTCGCCCTCGCCGCCGTCTACGACAGCAGCATCGGCGGCAGCCCGCTCGCCCCGTAA
- a CDS encoding error-prone DNA polymerase: MGFHNPPVPWSEIERTLSDRRRPRPVPAGADGGDSPAWSHKRGPYVPPAIDRPADTVPYAELHAHSSYSFLDGASSPEELAEEAERLGLHALAVTDHDGFYGIVRFAEAAEALQLGTVFGAELSLELPGPQNGEPDPVGSHLLVLARGEEGYHRLAAAITAAQLRGAEKGRPVYDLDELAERSGGPRDPHWAVLTGCRKGTVRRALAEGGADAAAAELDRLVGLFGQEAVHVELMDHGNPLDSRQNDVLAALAAERRLPVLATNNVHYAAPERELLAAAVAAVRANRGLDEIDGWLPAHAGAHLRSGAEMARRFARYPGAVSRTVTLADELAFPLRRAKPALPKQQVPEGHTPMTWLRHLVWEAVPRKYPDLTPKDRDRIERELAVIEMKDFPGYFLIVHGIVQEARRRGILCQGRGSAANSAVCFLLDITAVDSIAYDLPFERFLSSLRDEEPDIDVDFDSDRREEIIQWVYREYGRDRAAQVANVIQYRPKNAVRDMAKALGHSPGQQDAWSKQVERWGAALDTGADHDIPDQVLAYATELLKAPRHLGIHSGGMVLTDRPVGEVVPIEHARMEDRTVIQWDKDDAAWMGLVKFDLLGLGMLAALQYCFDLIRDATGEEWELATIPKEEKAVYDMLCRADSIGVFQVESRAQMGLLPRLQPRRFYDLVVQIALVRPGPIQGGAVHPFVRRKLGQEKVTYAHEKLRPVLERTMGVPVFQEQLMQMAVAVGDCTAEDADLLRRAMGSKRGVERIEKLREKLYAGMARNGLTGEVADSIYDKIQAFANFGFAESHSLSFALLVYASSWIKLHYPAAFLAGLLRAQPMGFYSPATLSADARRHGVEVRRPDLLRSGVEALLEPHADSEGIPGTEDAADRSPRFPPTGRQACAERVQPPVGDFDPTEPDESEAHRRDGRFAVRLGLAAVTGIGTKAAERIVAEREASGPYRDLRDLVRRTGLTAAQLEALATAGAFECLGITRREAIWSAGSAAQDRAEYLPESMVSVQPPLFPDPTSYEVLAADLWATGISPGDHPLAHYRSQLDARGVLTSRELRTHENGRRVEVAGLVTHRQRPATASGITFLNLEDEHGLVNVICSVGVWDRHRRIVRESPALIVRGILERSVEGVTNLVADRFDDLRVGVAHSSRDFR, encoded by the coding sequence ATGGGCTTCCATAACCCGCCCGTGCCGTGGTCGGAGATCGAGCGCACCCTCAGCGACCGGCGCCGACCGCGCCCCGTTCCCGCCGGCGCCGACGGCGGCGACAGCCCCGCGTGGTCGCACAAGCGCGGGCCCTATGTCCCCCCGGCCATCGACCGTCCCGCCGATACGGTGCCGTACGCGGAGCTGCACGCGCACTCGTCGTACTCGTTCCTCGACGGCGCCTCCTCGCCCGAGGAACTGGCCGAGGAGGCCGAGCGGCTGGGGCTGCACGCCCTCGCGGTCACCGACCACGACGGCTTCTACGGCATCGTCCGCTTCGCCGAGGCGGCCGAGGCGCTGCAGCTGGGCACGGTGTTCGGCGCCGAGCTGTCGCTGGAGCTCCCAGGGCCGCAGAACGGCGAACCCGATCCGGTCGGATCGCACCTGCTCGTCCTGGCCCGCGGGGAGGAGGGGTACCACCGTCTGGCGGCGGCGATCACGGCCGCCCAGCTGCGGGGCGCGGAGAAGGGCCGGCCGGTGTACGACCTCGACGAGCTCGCCGAGCGTTCCGGCGGTCCGCGCGATCCGCACTGGGCGGTGCTCACCGGATGCCGCAAGGGCACCGTCCGCCGCGCGCTCGCCGAGGGCGGGGCGGATGCAGCGGCCGCGGAGCTCGACCGGCTCGTCGGGCTCTTCGGCCAGGAGGCGGTGCATGTGGAGCTGATGGATCACGGCAACCCGCTCGATTCCCGCCAGAACGACGTGCTCGCCGCCCTCGCCGCCGAGCGGAGGCTTCCGGTGCTGGCCACCAACAACGTGCACTACGCCGCGCCCGAACGGGAGCTCCTCGCCGCGGCGGTCGCCGCCGTCCGCGCCAACCGCGGCCTGGACGAGATCGACGGATGGCTGCCCGCCCACGCCGGCGCGCACCTGCGCTCGGGCGCGGAGATGGCCCGCCGCTTCGCGCGCTACCCCGGCGCGGTGTCGCGCACCGTGACGCTCGCCGACGAGCTGGCCTTCCCCCTGCGGCGGGCCAAGCCCGCGCTGCCGAAGCAGCAGGTTCCCGAGGGGCACACGCCCATGACGTGGCTGCGGCACCTGGTGTGGGAGGCGGTGCCGCGCAAGTACCCCGATCTGACGCCGAAGGACCGCGACCGCATCGAGCGCGAGCTCGCGGTGATCGAGATGAAGGACTTCCCCGGCTACTTCCTCATCGTGCACGGCATCGTGCAGGAGGCTCGGCGCCGCGGCATCCTGTGCCAGGGCCGTGGGTCGGCGGCCAACAGTGCGGTGTGCTTCCTGCTCGATATCACCGCGGTCGACTCGATCGCCTACGACCTGCCCTTCGAGCGGTTCCTCTCCAGCCTTCGCGACGAGGAGCCCGACATCGACGTGGACTTCGACTCCGACCGCCGGGAGGAGATCATCCAGTGGGTGTACCGCGAATACGGCCGCGACCGCGCCGCGCAGGTGGCCAACGTCATCCAATACCGCCCGAAGAACGCCGTGCGCGACATGGCCAAGGCCCTCGGGCATTCGCCGGGGCAGCAGGACGCGTGGTCCAAGCAGGTCGAGCGCTGGGGGGCGGCGCTGGACACCGGCGCCGACCACGACATCCCCGATCAGGTGCTCGCGTACGCCACCGAGCTGCTCAAGGCGCCGCGGCACCTGGGGATCCACTCCGGCGGGATGGTGCTCACCGACCGTCCCGTGGGGGAGGTCGTGCCCATCGAGCATGCGCGCATGGAGGACCGCACGGTCATCCAGTGGGACAAGGACGACGCCGCCTGGATGGGGCTGGTGAAGTTCGACCTTCTGGGCCTGGGGATGCTGGCCGCGCTGCAGTACTGCTTCGACCTCATCCGCGACGCCACGGGGGAGGAGTGGGAACTCGCGACGATCCCCAAGGAGGAGAAGGCCGTCTACGACATGCTGTGCCGCGCCGATTCGATCGGGGTCTTCCAGGTCGAGTCCCGCGCGCAGATGGGACTGCTCCCGCGCCTGCAGCCGCGGCGGTTCTACGACCTCGTCGTGCAGATCGCGCTCGTGCGGCCCGGGCCGATCCAGGGCGGTGCGGTGCATCCGTTCGTCCGGCGCAAGCTCGGGCAGGAGAAGGTGACCTACGCCCACGAGAAGCTCCGCCCGGTGCTCGAGCGGACCATGGGCGTGCCGGTGTTCCAGGAGCAGCTCATGCAGATGGCCGTGGCGGTGGGGGACTGCACGGCCGAGGACGCCGATCTCCTGCGCCGGGCGATGGGGTCCAAGCGCGGCGTGGAGCGGATCGAGAAGCTCCGCGAGAAGCTGTACGCAGGCATGGCCCGAAACGGCCTGACCGGCGAGGTGGCCGACAGCATCTACGACAAGATCCAGGCGTTCGCGAACTTCGGCTTCGCCGAATCCCACTCCCTCTCCTTCGCGCTGCTGGTGTACGCCAGCTCGTGGATCAAGCTGCACTACCCCGCGGCGTTCCTGGCGGGACTGCTGCGCGCCCAGCCGATGGGGTTCTACTCACCGGCGACCCTCAGCGCCGACGCCCGCCGGCACGGCGTCGAGGTGCGCCGCCCCGATCTGCTGCGCTCGGGAGTCGAAGCCCTCCTCGAACCGCACGCGGATTCCGAGGGGATCCCGGGAACCGAGGATGCTGCGGATCGATCCCCTCGTTTTCCGCCGACGGGGCGGCAGGCGTGCGCCGAGCGAGTGCAGCCGCCGGTGGGCGATTTCGACCCCACCGAGCCGGACGAGTCGGAGGCGCACCGCCGGGACGGGCGGTTCGCCGTGCGCCTCGGGCTGGCCGCCGTCACCGGGATCGGCACGAAGGCGGCCGAGCGCATCGTGGCCGAGCGGGAGGCGTCGGGTCCGTACCGCGATCTGCGCGACCTGGTGCGCCGCACCGGACTCACCGCCGCGCAGCTGGAGGCCCTCGCCACCGCGGGTGCCTTCGAGTGCCTCGGCATCACGCGCCGGGAGGCGATCTGGAGCGCCGGTTCGGCCGCACAGGATCGCGCCGAGTACCTGCCCGAGTCGATGGTGTCGGTGCAGCCGCCCCTGTTCCCCGACCCCACCAGCTACGAGGTGCTCGCCGCCGACCTGTGGGCGACCGGCATCTCGCCGGGCGATCATCCGCTTGCGCATTACCGCTCCCAGCTCGACGCGCGCGGAGTGCTCACCTCGCGCGAGCTGCGCACGCACGAGAACGGCCGCCGGGTCGAGGTCGCCGGGCTCGTGACCCACCGGCAGCGACCGGCGACGGCATCGGGCATCACGTTCCTCAACCTCGAGGACGAGCACGGGCTGGTCAACGTGATCTGCTCGGTCGGCGTGTGGGACCGTCACCGACGCATCGTGCGGGAGTCGCCGGCCCTCATCGTCCGCGGGATCCTGGAGCGCTCGGTGGAGGGGGTGACGAACCTCGTCGCCGATCGATTCGATGACCTGAGGGTGGGCGTGGCGCACTCATCCCGTGATTTCCGCTGA
- a CDS encoding DNA polymerase Y family protein: MLSPVRSLVLWFPDWPVTALLLDGAALDPGAPVAVFENNVVVACSDAARAAGVRRGQRRRDAQAACPGLSVVPADPVRDARAFAPLVARIEELAPGVQIVRPGLCALRARGPARYYGGEAEAARTLVTALREGGVAAVCAGIADGLFTAQLAARAARPDDPVLVVPAGEAAEFLAPLSVAVLDASTGFPAGSPGRSGSREAGLPELLARLGVHTLGAFAAMGVDRVRERFGEQGVRLHALAGGRDSRPIEPRTPPPELHREVVFEPPLELADQIAFGMRIAADEFVSALGERRLVCTELRVELTGDRGERSERVWLHPGSFDAAAVVDRVRWQLAEDAQSILGSGVARVRISPEAVDEASHHVIGLFGSGPEERVHHALSRVQAMLGHRGVLTPAIGGGRWLVERQVLVPWGDRAIVAKERARPWPGSLPDPLPTTVYPEPRTVEVTDVAGATVVVGEREVLSAPPAFLAAGARRSRIRSWAGPWPIRERGWDAARRRRAHRFQVVDDDGTAWLLVEEDGAWTAEGRYD; this comes from the coding sequence GTGCTGTCACCCGTGCGCAGTCTCGTGCTGTGGTTCCCCGACTGGCCGGTGACCGCACTCCTTCTGGACGGCGCCGCGCTCGACCCCGGCGCCCCCGTCGCGGTGTTCGAGAACAACGTCGTGGTGGCGTGCTCGGATGCGGCGAGGGCCGCGGGCGTACGACGTGGCCAGCGCCGGCGAGACGCACAAGCGGCCTGTCCGGGGCTGAGCGTCGTCCCGGCCGATCCCGTGCGTGATGCGCGTGCCTTCGCGCCTCTGGTCGCCCGGATCGAAGAACTCGCCCCGGGCGTGCAGATCGTGCGTCCCGGGCTGTGCGCCCTGCGGGCGCGCGGGCCCGCCCGCTACTACGGGGGAGAGGCGGAGGCGGCGCGCACCCTCGTGACCGCGCTTCGAGAAGGCGGGGTGGCGGCCGTGTGCGCGGGGATCGCCGACGGGCTGTTCACCGCCCAGCTGGCCGCCCGAGCCGCCCGCCCCGACGATCCCGTACTGGTCGTGCCGGCGGGGGAGGCGGCGGAATTCCTCGCGCCGCTGTCGGTGGCCGTCCTCGATGCCTCCACCGGGTTCCCGGCGGGGTCGCCGGGACGCTCGGGTTCCCGCGAGGCCGGTCTCCCCGAGCTGCTCGCGCGGCTGGGCGTGCATACTCTCGGTGCCTTCGCGGCGATGGGCGTCGACCGCGTGCGCGAACGGTTCGGCGAACAGGGGGTGCGGCTGCACGCGCTCGCGGGCGGACGCGACTCCCGCCCGATCGAGCCGCGCACCCCGCCACCTGAGCTGCACCGTGAGGTGGTCTTCGAGCCGCCTCTGGAACTGGCCGACCAGATCGCCTTCGGCATGCGCATCGCCGCCGACGAGTTCGTCTCGGCGCTGGGCGAGCGACGGCTGGTGTGCACGGAGTTGCGCGTCGAGCTCACCGGAGACCGCGGGGAGCGCAGCGAACGGGTGTGGCTGCATCCGGGATCCTTCGATGCGGCAGCCGTCGTCGACCGGGTGCGATGGCAGCTCGCCGAAGACGCCCAGAGCATCCTGGGCAGCGGCGTCGCGCGCGTGCGGATCTCGCCCGAGGCCGTGGACGAGGCCTCCCATCACGTGATCGGGCTGTTCGGCTCGGGCCCCGAGGAACGGGTGCACCACGCCCTCTCGCGCGTGCAGGCGATGCTCGGTCACCGGGGCGTGCTCACCCCGGCGATCGGCGGCGGTCGCTGGCTGGTCGAGCGGCAGGTGCTCGTGCCGTGGGGTGACCGGGCGATCGTGGCGAAGGAACGTGCGCGCCCGTGGCCGGGAAGCCTGCCCGATCCGCTGCCGACCACCGTCTACCCCGAGCCGCGAACGGTGGAGGTCACCGACGTCGCGGGGGCGACGGTGGTGGTGGGGGAGCGGGAGGTTCTGAGCGCCCCGCCGGCCTTCCTCGCCGCGGGGGCGCGGCGCAGCCGCATCCGCTCATGGGCGGGGCCGTGGCCGATCCGCGAGCGGGGGTGGGATGCGGCGCGCCGTCGTCGCGCGCACCGTTTCCAGGTGGTCGACGACGACGGAACGGCGTGGCTGCTGGTGGAGGAGGACGGCGCGTGGACCGCGGAGGGGCGCTATGACTGA
- a CDS encoding HNH endonuclease, which translates to MRTLVLNAGYEPLAVVSFKRALVLVMNDKATVIERVEGDPVWGAMNSYDRPAVILLTRYVRVPGARRVPVTRRGVLRRDAHRCGYCGKAASTIDHILPRSRGGADSWENLVACCLRCNNLKGDRTPQEMSWELRMIPGPPRGMQWTVRGTDRADPRWEPYLALAA; encoded by the coding sequence ATGCGCACACTGGTGCTCAATGCGGGCTACGAGCCGCTCGCGGTCGTGTCGTTCAAGCGGGCGCTGGTGCTCGTCATGAACGACAAGGCCACCGTCATCGAACGGGTCGAGGGTGATCCGGTCTGGGGGGCGATGAACAGCTACGACCGTCCCGCCGTCATCCTGCTCACCCGGTACGTGCGCGTGCCGGGCGCGCGACGGGTGCCGGTGACGCGCCGGGGCGTCCTGCGTCGCGACGCGCACCGGTGCGGCTACTGCGGCAAGGCGGCGTCCACGATCGACCACATCCTGCCCCGCTCGCGCGGCGGCGCGGACTCGTGGGAGAACCTCGTGGCCTGCTGCCTGCGCTGCAACAACCTCAAGGGCGACCGCACGCCGCAGGAGATGTCGTGGGAGCTGCGCATGATCCCCGGCCCGCCGCGGGGGATGCAGTGGACGGTGCGCGGCACCGATCGCGCCGATCCGCGCTGGGAGCCCTACCTGGCCCTGGCCGCCTGA
- a CDS encoding M23 family metallopeptidase, translating into MTRRTRARTSPREKTRPVARAPRAVERPSAPARVRSGKTTPLRSAAILTMVAGLIATVALPAYAAWQPEEEPQTLQQMSADDAQTLVVASDVSGMQLERSSYAATTAEEIEKKKAAEAAAERARARAAATPVTTLSSVDLSMTAPGSGEVRWPLSGYRLGRGLGDSGYHQGVDLLAGCGTPLFAAAGGVVRVSQESFGGYGVAVTIDHVINGQRVSTLYGHMTYGSRVVQSGQTVAPGQLIGVVGSTGSSTACHLHFEVHVNGSVVDPYGWLQVNAS; encoded by the coding sequence ATGACGCGCCGAACCCGAGCGCGCACATCCCCCCGTGAGAAGACGCGCCCCGTCGCGCGCGCACCGCGCGCCGTCGAGCGACCTTCCGCGCCGGCGCGGGTGCGATCGGGCAAGACCACCCCGCTGCGCAGCGCCGCCATCCTGACCATGGTCGCCGGCCTGATCGCCACCGTCGCGCTCCCCGCCTACGCGGCGTGGCAGCCGGAGGAGGAGCCTCAGACCCTCCAGCAGATGTCCGCCGATGACGCCCAGACGCTCGTGGTCGCATCCGACGTGTCGGGAATGCAGCTCGAGCGCAGCTCGTACGCGGCGACCACGGCCGAGGAGATCGAGAAGAAGAAGGCCGCCGAAGCCGCCGCAGAGCGTGCCCGCGCCCGCGCCGCCGCGACTCCGGTGACGACGCTCTCGTCGGTCGACCTGTCCATGACCGCGCCCGGTTCGGGCGAAGTGCGCTGGCCGCTGTCGGGTTACCGGCTCGGCCGCGGGCTGGGCGACTCCGGCTACCACCAGGGCGTCGACCTGCTGGCCGGATGCGGCACGCCGCTGTTCGCCGCCGCCGGCGGTGTCGTGCGCGTGTCCCAGGAGAGCTTCGGCGGTTACGGCGTGGCGGTCACGATCGACCACGTCATCAACGGCCAGCGCGTGAGCACCCTGTACGGCCACATGACCTACGGCAGCCGTGTCGTGCAGTCGGGCCAGACGGTCGCCCCCGGTCAGCTCATCGGAGTGGTCGGCTCGACCGGCAGCTCCACCGCGTGCCACCTGCATTTCGAGGTGCACGTCAACGGCTCCGTCGTCGATCCGTACGGCTGGCTGCAGGTCAACGCGAGCTGA